The Rhinatrema bivittatum chromosome 4, aRhiBiv1.1, whole genome shotgun sequence genome window below encodes:
- the LOC115090550 gene encoding putative nuclease HARBI1 produces the protein MSVIAAMTRASFSRHLAQVLRAMMKRMRKYKLYPTDPVELQQIRSGFMGIAGIPNVLGAIDCTHIMFTPRSEEESSFRNRKHFHSMNVQVVCYAHLWILNVVAKYPGSCHDAYILAHSSMGTNFPEGKYGEGWLLGDGGYGCKPWLLTPLQSPCTVAEKRYNEAHGSTRNVIERTFGVLKGRL, from the exons ATGAGTGTCATTGCGGCTATGACTCGGGCCTCCTTCTCACGGCATCTGGCACAGGTCTTGAGGGCCATGATGAAGCGGATGAGGAAGTATAAATTGTATCCTACCGATCCAGTGGAGCTGCAACAGATCCGCagtgggttcatgggtattgCAGGGATACCGAACGTGTTGGGAGctatagactgcacccatattaTGTTTACCCCCAGGTCGGAGGAAGAGAGTTCCTTCCggaatcgcaagcacttccattcaatGAATGTTCAAGTGGTTTGCTATGCACACCTTtggattctaaatgttgtagcgaagtatcctgggagctgccatgacgcCTACATTCTGGCACATTCATCTATGGGCACTAATTTCCCAGAGGGAAAGTATGGTGAAGGCTGGCTGCTTG gtgatggcggctatggctgtaagccctggttgctaactccactccagtctccaTGCACTGTGGCAGAAAAacgctacaatgaggctcatggcagcaccagaaatgTTATCGAGCGtacttttggagttctgaaaggACGATTGTGA